The genomic region ACAGCTTTAGCAATCAAAATTGTGACGTAAAGCTTCTTTACCAAATAAACAACCATAAAGCCTGACACACCTGACAGCTCAATCAGGAAGATAAAACACATCAACtatatttacatgaaatttcAACGATAATGCTTGCAAACACTTAAGAAGAAGTGCCGATTGAAGTAAAACAATCCTCTTGACCAACGGCCTTCCCTTAGTAACCCAAAAATCCTTCCTTACAATACTTAGCACCCACTCAATGCCAACATGGGCGATACTGTGTGCGTCCTTAACAATAGACTCAGCAATAGGATGTTTACCAGATATTATACACGGGTGTTTGCTGTCAAACTCTTTCAAACGGCCGCCTACCCTGAGAAGCCCTTTACCATCTAGAAACGGAGTTAACGTTTTAAGGGAACTAGATGCTCTGACAGCCTTACCCTGACTTAACCTTTCTAACTCAGAACAGAAACTAGAAGACTGACTCTTACGGAGGAGGATATCTCCTGCACGACGAACTTCTTGGACAGATAATCTGCCCAAAGGTTTCTGCCCCTTAAAAAAAATCGCACAAGACGCAAGAGCCACGCTAAACCTCTCTTCATTTTAAACCATGAAGAATAATGATTCATGATCCTATATAATGGCTCATCTGAATCTCCAACATCACTTAACCCAGGAGGGGACACATGACCAGCAACAGTCGTATAACCCACAGTGACGTCCGTCTCTTTGACTTCAGGATCGTCATCCGTTAAGACGAGCGAATTAAGTTTAGCAGTTTGCCAATCGTTCTTGTACCGACCCAATTTGTCAGGACCGTTAAACCATTTACTACTATTAAACTTTGAGAAGGAACAATTTCTAGTAACTAGATCAGCTGGGTTAGCTTTAGTTTCAATATGGAACCACTGTTGCGGGTCACTGAACTCCCTGATAAGACTAACCCTATTGCCAAcgaaaacatggaatcttctgcTATCATTGTGAATATACTTCAAGACAATTTCCGAGTCTGTCCAAAAATACGACTTAGCAAATTCAAGAGCTAACTCCCTTCTCAACAGAGAATCAACCTTTACGGCTAATACAGCAGCTTGCAGCTCCAAACGAGGTATAGTACGTAGCTTTAAAGGAGCAACTTTACTCTTACTCATGACTAACTGTACATGAATTTCCCCTTTCCTATTTACACAGCGTACATAACAGCAACAGCCATAACCTTTAGAGCTAGCATCTGAAAAATGGTGAAGTTCGATGAATGCATCATCAAAGGAACAAGGCTTTATACAACGAGGTACCCTCAAACGACTAACAGAAGACAACGACTGGGCCCAGGTGTCCCAAGCCCTTACAATATCAGGGGGTATCTCCTCATCCCACGACAACCCACGGGCTGTAGCTTCCTGGAAAAGGAGCTTGCCTGAAAGGACTACAGGACTTATCAAGCCTAGCGGATCGAAAATTGACGAAACTATACTAAGCATTCTCCACCTGGTTAACAAGCCACCAAAATCTTTCTCCAGTGCGAAGAAGAACTCATCGCGCGAAACCATCCACTTTATACCTAAAGCCCTGCTTTCACTACTAGTACCAAAATCTAGAACTTCCTTAGCCCTACATTCCACGGACACTTCAGCTAGCAATCTGAAATTATTGACTACAAACTTAGTTAACTTAAACCCTCCACTTTT from Apostichopus japonicus isolate 1M-3 chromosome 2, ASM3797524v1, whole genome shotgun sequence harbors:
- the LOC139980467 gene encoding uncharacterized protein; the protein is MVDRIWYLPHHAVVSEKKPGKLRVVFDCASNFKGKSLNDRCMQGPDMINKLLPVLLRFRQHSIAVQADIEAMYNQVRIPARDRDALRFLWYINGKLRYLRMTSHLFGGVWCAASSAYALRRTITDLPSVIPLVKYAVERSFYVDDCLSSVSSKSDAEIIIRETPKALKSGGFKLTKFVVNNFRLLAEVSVECRAKEVLDFGTSSESRALGIKWMVSRDEFFFALEKDFGGLLTRWRMLSIVSSIFDPLGLISPVVLSGKLLFQEATARGLSWDEEIPPDIVRAWDTWAQSLSSVSRLRVPRCIKPCSFDDAFIELHHFSDASSKGYGCCCYVRCVNRKGEIHVQLVMSKSKVAPLKLRTIPRLELQAAVLAVKVDSLLRRELALEFAKSYFWTDSEIVLKYIHNDSRRFHVFVGNRVSLIREFSDPQQWFHIETKANPADLVTRNCSFSKFNSSKWFNGPDKLGRYKNDWQTAKLNSLVLTDDDPEVKETDVTVGYTTVAGHVSPPGLSDVGDSDEPLYRIMNHYSSWFKMKRGLAWLLRLVRFFLRGRNLWADYLSKKFVVQEISSSVRVSLLVSVLS